DNA sequence from the Nitrospirota bacterium genome:
AGGCAATGCTCGGGCGTATATTCTTCTTGTTTCACTTATCGCGTTTTGCATGGTTTTCGGCGGTGTTTTTCATGCTTCGGCAAGCGATGCGGTAAAGATCGGGCTCAACTATCCTGAAACAGGTCCTTATTCGAAACAGGGACTGGACCAGCGCCGTGCCGCTGATATGGCGGTAGAGGAGATCAATGCAGGCGGCGGCATCATGGGAAAAAAGGTGCAGCTCGTCTACCGTGACACTAAAAGTAACGCGAAACAGGCAAAAGAGAACGCCCTCGAGCTCTTCGAGAAAGAGGGGGTGGAGATGGTCTTCGGGGGGTCATCGAGCGCCGTAGCAATCGCAACGGGAAAGGTTGCAAAGCAGAAGAAAAAACTCTTTTTCGGCACCCTGACCTATTCCACCGAGACGACCGGCGAGGAAGGGCATAAATACCTCTTCAGGGAGTGCTACGACTCCGGTATGGCGGCGCGGGCGCTGTCGGACTATCTGAAAAAGAACTTTTCGGGGAAAAAATTCTTTTATATAACGGCGGATTATACCTGGGGCTGGACTACCGAGGATGAATTCAGGAAACAGACCGGCACTACCGATAAGGATGCCCATAAAGGAATACTCACCAAGCTCGGCACCACTGATTTCAAGAATGTGCTGGGCATAGCAAAAGAGGTGAACGCAGAGGTGCTCGTCCTGGTGCAGTTCGGTCGTGACATGGAAATATCGGTCAAACAGGCGTATGAGATGGGATTGAAAGATACGATGCAGATAGTGGTTCCCAATCTCACCGAGGATATGGCCGAAGGCGCAGGCCCCGAAGCAATGGAAGGGGTGATAGGCGCGCTGCCCTGGACCTGGAGAATACCTTTTGATGAGAACTATCCGAAGGGCGTCGACTTTGTCAAAAAATTCGAGGGAAAGTACAAACGCTATCCGACGACATCAGGGGCTTCGGCGTATGTCATTCTCTACCAGTACAAGGAGGCGGTGGAGCGCGCCAAAACGTTCGATACCGCGGCGGTAATAAAGGCGTTGGAGGGACATAAGTATACCGGCCTCAAGGACGAGCAGTACTGGAGGGATTGGGACCACCAGTCGGTACAGACCGTGTATGCGGTGCGGGGAAAGAAAGCGGCTGAAGTGAAGAAAGACAAATATCAGCTCGATTACTTTGAGATCATCAATAAAATGGACCGTGAGAAGGCTGCGATAACGTTTGCCGACTGGTCGGCAGTGAGGGCAAAGGTGGGCGCTCCGGCGTCTCTCGAGGAGTAGGGGAACCCGAGAGAGGCGGCAGGGGAGGGGGGATGTGATGATACGGCAACATAAGGAGCGCTTTCGTGACAATCAAGGTAAAACTGAGGCTCAATGCCGTGGTGGTGCTCGTGGCGATGACGTTCGTCGTCGGAGCAGCCGTTATCGGCATCAGGTCCATACGCGGCAATATCAATGAACTGACCCAAAAAACCACCCCCTACCAGTTGAAGGCATTGAATCAGCAGCGGGCGCTTCAGGCCCATGCAGCAAGCCTCCTCACCATGTCGACAGCGGCGTCGCTCGGCGAGTACAAGCAGTCGGCGGAAGGCGTTTCTTCAACGCTCTCCCAGGTTAAGAAGGCAGGTGAAGACATCGCAAAGCTCAGGGCAGGCGCTTCCTCGGAAGACCGGGCGATTTCGGACCTGACCGGTTCGATCCTCAACACTGTTGAAAAAAAGCTCGTTGCCCACGATACAGCGGCTGCTGCAGTCAATGCAATCAAAGCCAGAGTGGCGGAGGCGTCAAGAAAGATGAAGGAGCTGGACACCTCGATACGACGGCTCCAGCAGGGCACGGCAGGTACCATGATCACCGGCGTCGACGGCCTCATCGCGGCAAACCAGCAGGTGACCAATCTTTCCATCGTGCGAGACGGCTTTAAAGACTTGAACCTCTACATCTCCCGCATCCCCTCGACGAATGACAAACGGTCGGTTGCACAGCTGCGGGAGAATATCGGCGCAACGATCAAAAATGTCATACAGGCGCTGAAGAATACGAAGGGAATGGAGAAAGCAGCGGGCGATATGCTCCAGAGGCTCAATGTACTCAACGAGAAGGTCACGGCGGCAAAAGGTCTGGCGGCATTGAAGCTCAAGCAGATCAATGATGAGGACGACAGCCTGAAAGAGAGGATCGAGACGCTGGCAAAAGAGGGCAGCTATGAAATCACCTACATGATGCCCACGGTGGAACGCGAGATGGAAAACGCGAGCTCGGCATTGAAGGCAACTACCGGGGGGATGTCGAAGCAGGTCAATGCATTCTCCGATACCAACAATGTCCTTACCCTGTCGTCATCGCTTTCACTTTTGAACGCTTCGATCGAATCGCACATCAACCACTGTATAAACGAACGGAACCGCCAGGGTTTCGAGAGTGCGGTGGTCCTGATAAACAGCCTCATTGCCCAGGCGGATGCAACAGGCCAGAAGTTGAGAGCTCTTTTGAGCAAGGGCAACTATCAGAATGAAATGAAAATGCTCTCCGCTTCACTGGGAGCGCTCGCTGCAATGAAAAGCGAGTTTTCAA
Encoded proteins:
- a CDS encoding substrate-binding protein, which encodes MTGEGNARAYILLVSLIAFCMVFGGVFHASASDAVKIGLNYPETGPYSKQGLDQRRAADMAVEEINAGGGIMGKKVQLVYRDTKSNAKQAKENALELFEKEGVEMVFGGSSSAVAIATGKVAKQKKKLFFGTLTYSTETTGEEGHKYLFRECYDSGMAARALSDYLKKNFSGKKFFYITADYTWGWTTEDEFRKQTGTTDKDAHKGILTKLGTTDFKNVLGIAKEVNAEVLVLVQFGRDMEISVKQAYEMGLKDTMQIVVPNLTEDMAEGAGPEAMEGVIGALPWTWRIPFDENYPKGVDFVKKFEGKYKRYPTTSGASAYVILYQYKEAVERAKTFDTAAVIKALEGHKYTGLKDEQYWRDWDHQSVQTVYAVRGKKAAEVKKDKYQLDYFEIINKMDREKAAITFADWSAVRAKVGAPASLEE